A portion of the Phacochoerus africanus isolate WHEZ1 chromosome 5, ROS_Pafr_v1, whole genome shotgun sequence genome contains these proteins:
- the TTC32 gene encoding tetratricopeptide repeat protein 32, whose amino-acid sequence MEGQQGQESPVTLARAQAHFKKGEYAEAEALYSAYIRQCACAGSEGAAPWSKCSPEDLATAYNNRGQIKYFRVDFYDAMDDYTSAIEAQPDFEVPYYNRGLILYRLGCFDDALEDFKKVLDLNPGFQDAILSLKQTILDKEEKQRRNY is encoded by the exons ATGGAAGGACAGCAAGGGCAAGAAAGCCCCGTAACCCTAGCACGTGCCCAGGCTCATTTCAAGAAAGGCGAATATGCGGAGGCCGAAGCACTGTACTCCGCTTACATTCGCCAGTGCGCCTGTGCGGGCTCCGAGGGAGCGGCGCCCTGGAG CAAATGCAGCCCTGAGGATTTGGCTACTGCATATAACAACAGGGGGCAAATCAAGTACTTCAGGGTTGATTTTTATGACGCCATGGACGACTACACCTCTGCCATAGAAGCCCAACCCGATTTCGAAGTTCCGTATTACAACAGAGGGTTGATACTGTATAGGCTGG GATGCTTTGATGATGCTTTGGAAGATTTCAAGAAAGTACTAGACTTAAATCCTGGATTTCAAGATGCTATTTTGAGCTTAAAACAGACTATTctagacaaagaagaaaagcaaagaagaaattactGA